In Thermodesulfovibrionales bacterium, the following proteins share a genomic window:
- a CDS encoding prominin family protein has translation MEETQKEEKPEIQRIDALYFVVRELDQIHKRIDKVEEVLEVVRNAIYSSEGSLKSEIEKVDNGLRSEIKKVESDLRLEIQKVESSLRSEIKELRKEFDSRFRWIIGLLLAGWITIILTLWFKH, from the coding sequence ATGGAAGAGACGCAGAAGGAAGAAAAACCCGAGATTCAAAGGATAGATGCCTTATACTTTGTTGTAAGGGAACTTGACCAGATTCACAAAAGGATAGACAAAGTAGAGGAGGTTCTTGAGGTAGTTCGTAATGCCATCTATAGTTCAGAAGGAAGTTTAAAGTCAGAGATAGAGAAGGTAGATAATGGTTTAAGGTCAGAGATAAAGAAGGTAGAGAGCGATTTAAGGTTAGAGATACAGAAGGTAGAGAGCAGTTTAAGGTCAGAGATAAAGGAGTTAAGGAAGGAGTTTGACAGCAGATTCAGATGGATTATTGGTCTTCTTCTGGCTGGTTGGATAACAATAATCTTGACCCTCTGGTTTAAACATTAA
- a CDS encoding CCDC90 family protein, with the protein MIKRVILLKPVCAILLCFFLPSYIYSEPVTKEDIRRLREEMRENIKALREDMRVLNEQINNRIDDTNNRIDDLRETMFWLFGTFIGIALILIGFVIRNLWFLGHEVKVVKQSLETQRDELNFLKGLIEKLVVGRQ; encoded by the coding sequence ATGATTAAAAGAGTAATTTTATTAAAACCTGTTTGCGCCATTCTTCTGTGTTTCTTTTTACCTTCTTATATTTATTCAGAGCCAGTAACAAAGGAAGATATAAGGCGTCTCAGGGAAGAGATGCGAGAAAATATAAAGGCATTAAGAGAGGATATGAGGGTTCTTAATGAGCAGATCAACAATCGCATAGATGACACAAACAATCGCATAGATGACCTTAGGGAGACGATGTTTTGGCTTTTTGGCACCTTTATAGGGATAGCCCTTATACTGATAGGTTTTGTAATAAGGAATCTATGGTTTTTAGGTCATGAGGTGAAGGTAGTGAAGCAGAGTCTTGAGACTCAGCGGGATGAGCTCAATTTTCTCAAAGGTCTTATAGAGAAGCTTGTAGTAGGAAGGCAGTGA